In Sulfitobacter sp. W027, a single window of DNA contains:
- a CDS encoding GAF domain-containing sensor histidine kinase: protein MRTYPIPFNEEARLRAVFDVPGLTAENEALFDTICEATRRLLDCPIAHISVVEEDNQWYKSVVGYPLEPMPKDTGFCSHTIMSDAPLIVPDLSKDPRFERHPMVAEGGPQARYYCGVPLILSSGHRFGSLCALDLQPHEYPSEKQIALLEDLGRMVIAALERRQPEAPHQEIDSSAESTFLTLVGHELRTPLTVLFGSLRMLEAKAEQGINPLLIRSARRSVDHLSALIETIISYSNVSTGELRLNERECNLSDLLQSVSALHFATTDATAKTITLRDSLPLEEMHIDGDQIELAVTALVLNSVLHGGSEIALETFKDAEGNIEISVIDNGSFDDHVDLAELYKPFVVGGVMDHRSTKGGLGLGLPLTRKLIEMHGGDFEVHAEEDQSRAVIRLPAWRCDINGIRAANVDVPVIAAQ, encoded by the coding sequence ATGAGAACCTACCCGATTCCCTTTAACGAAGAAGCCCGTCTGCGCGCCGTTTTTGATGTCCCCGGCCTGACGGCTGAGAATGAAGCTCTGTTCGACACCATTTGCGAGGCCACTCGACGGCTGCTCGACTGTCCAATTGCGCATATCAGCGTCGTGGAAGAAGACAATCAGTGGTACAAATCCGTGGTTGGCTACCCTTTGGAACCGATGCCCAAGGACACAGGCTTTTGCAGCCATACCATCATGTCGGACGCCCCCCTGATCGTCCCGGACCTCAGCAAAGATCCCCGTTTTGAGCGTCATCCAATGGTCGCCGAGGGCGGTCCACAGGCGCGTTATTACTGCGGTGTGCCGTTGATCTTGTCTTCGGGTCACCGCTTTGGCAGTCTTTGCGCACTGGACCTGCAACCGCATGAATACCCGTCTGAGAAGCAGATCGCCTTGCTTGAAGACTTGGGCCGTATGGTTATCGCCGCACTTGAGCGCCGCCAGCCGGAAGCCCCTCACCAAGAGATCGACAGCAGCGCTGAATCTACATTCCTGACACTGGTCGGGCATGAGCTTCGCACGCCGTTGACTGTGCTTTTTGGCAGTTTGCGCATGTTGGAGGCCAAGGCTGAGCAAGGCATTAACCCGCTGCTGATCCGCTCTGCCCGGCGATCAGTCGATCACCTCAGCGCCTTGATCGAAACGATCATTTCCTACAGCAACGTCAGCACGGGCGAGCTGCGCCTGAACGAGCGTGAATGCAACCTGAGCGACCTGCTGCAATCGGTTTCGGCCCTGCACTTTGCCACCACGGATGCCACCGCCAAAACGATCACCCTGCGCGACAGCCTGCCGCTGGAAGAGATGCATATCGATGGCGATCAGATCGAACTTGCCGTCACAGCGCTGGTGTTGAACTCGGTGCTCCACGGTGGAAGTGAGATCGCGCTTGAGACCTTCAAAGACGCGGAAGGCAATATTGAGATTTCTGTCATCGACAACGGGTCTTTCGACGACCACGTCGATCTTGCCGAGCTGTACAAGCCCTTCGTCGTCGGCGGCGTGATGGATCACCGAAGCACAAAAGGTGGGCTAGGCCTGGGCCTGCCGCTGACCCGCAAACTGATTGAGATGCATGGCGGGGATTTTGAGGTGCACGCAGAGGAAGATCAAAGCCGCGCCGTCATCCGCCTTCCCGCTTGGCGGTGTGACATCAACGGGATCAGAGCCGCGAATGTCGACGTGCCGGTGATCGCGGCTCAGTAG
- the clpS gene encoding ATP-dependent Clp protease adapter ClpS has protein sequence MANGPKDGDDTELLTKTRPKTKRPPLYKVMLLNDDFTPMEFVVHVLERFFGLNHAQAFEIMLTVHKKGLAVVGVFSHEIAETKVAQVMDFARRHQHPLQCTMEKEE, from the coding sequence ATGGCGAATGGCCCGAAAGACGGTGACGATACCGAGTTGTTGACCAAGACCCGTCCCAAGACCAAACGCCCGCCGCTTTATAAAGTGATGCTGCTGAACGATGATTTCACCCCGATGGAATTCGTGGTGCATGTGCTGGAGCGGTTCTTTGGCCTGAACCACGCGCAGGCCTTTGAAATCATGTTGACGGTCCACAAAAAAGGGCTGGCCGTGGTTGGCGTCTTCAGTCACGAAATCGCGGAGACGAAAGTGGCGCAGGTAATGGATTTCGCCCGGCGTCACCAGCATCCGCTGCAATGCACTATGGAAAAAGAAGAATAA
- a CDS encoding ABC transporter permease, whose product MALSPLNQRRWRNFTANRRAYWSLWIFAILFGISLFAEFVANDKPILVSYRGEYYTPIFNFYPETAFGGDFQTEAAYRDPEVQCLIATGGLDACFDDPEGYILDAEDGEVEGEAIDKGWALWPVIPYSFNTAVDRPGAAPLPPNGQNWLGTDGTKRDVMARVIHGFRLSVVFTLIVTGAASIIGILAGAVQGFFGGWLDLIFQRIIEIWSSTPSLYVIIIMFAILGRSFWLLVILLVLFSWTALVGVVRAEFLRARNLEYVRAARALGVSNGTIMLRHMLPNAMVATLTMLPFIITGTISTLATLDFLGFGLPSSAPSLGELTLQAKQNLQAPWLAFSAFFTFAIMLSLLVFIFEGIRDAFDPRKTFS is encoded by the coding sequence ATGGCGCTGTCCCCCCTGAACCAGCGCCGCTGGCGCAATTTTACTGCGAACCGCCGCGCCTATTGGTCGCTGTGGATCTTCGCGATCCTCTTCGGCATCTCGCTGTTCGCCGAGTTCGTGGCCAACGACAAGCCGATCTTGGTAAGCTACCGCGGCGAGTATTACACGCCGATCTTTAACTTCTACCCAGAAACCGCCTTTGGGGGCGACTTTCAGACCGAGGCTGCCTATCGCGATCCGGAGGTGCAATGCCTCATTGCCACTGGCGGATTGGATGCCTGTTTCGACGATCCCGAGGGCTATATCCTCGATGCGGAAGATGGCGAAGTAGAAGGCGAGGCGATCGACAAGGGCTGGGCGCTCTGGCCGGTCATTCCCTATTCCTTCAACACCGCCGTCGACCGTCCCGGTGCGGCACCGCTGCCGCCCAATGGGCAGAACTGGCTGGGCACGGACGGCACCAAACGCGATGTCATGGCACGGGTGATCCATGGTTTCAGACTGTCGGTGGTCTTCACGCTGATTGTCACGGGGGCGGCTTCAATCATCGGCATCCTCGCGGGCGCGGTGCAGGGTTTCTTCGGCGGCTGGCTCGACCTGATCTTTCAGCGCATCATCGAGATCTGGTCCTCGACCCCGTCGCTCTATGTCATCATCATCATGTTCGCCATTCTGGGCCGAAGTTTCTGGCTTTTGGTCATACTGCTGGTGCTGTTCTCATGGACTGCGCTGGTGGGCGTGGTGCGGGCCGAGTTCCTGCGGGCGCGCAACCTTGAATACGTCCGCGCTGCCCGTGCGCTTGGCGTGAGCAACGGCACGATCATGCTGCGCCACATGCTGCCCAATGCGATGGTGGCGACGCTCACGATGCTGCCCTTCATCATCACCGGCACGATCTCCACGCTGGCGACGCTCGACTTCCTTGGCTTTGGCCTGCCGTCCTCGGCCCCGTCGCTGGGCGAGTTGACGCTACAGGCCAAGCAGAACCTGCAAGCGCCTTGGTTGGCCTTCTCGGCCTTCTTTACCTTTGCCATCATGCTGTCGCTGCTGGTCTTCATCTTTGAAGGTATCCGCGACGCATTCGACCCCAGAAAGACCTTTTCGTGA
- a CDS encoding alpha/beta fold hydrolase translates to MQSHRATVTGIEMRWEETGAGDPVILLHGIPTCPALWRDVAPKITGRRVLAWEMPGYGASIPQGEGRNISVSAQADYLVAWMRDQGISRAVLAAHDLGGGVAQIAAVRHPEMVSGLLLTNAISYDSWPVPLVSAVAKTGGVAKHAPDGSFHQLLKMIFSKGHETDAAAEAAYDAHAPHYAQHGEAEAFVRQAQSLDVEDTKAIADKLPRLNIPVRIVWGADDEFQKIEYGERLAKDLNAPLHRIDGGKHFTPEDHPDVIAAEINALIRTVDGS, encoded by the coding sequence ATGCAAAGCCACAGAGCTACCGTCACTGGAATCGAAATGCGGTGGGAAGAGACGGGGGCGGGTGACCCTGTCATCCTGCTTCACGGTATTCCTACCTGCCCCGCGCTATGGCGCGACGTTGCTCCGAAGATAACAGGTCGACGGGTCCTTGCTTGGGAGATGCCGGGCTACGGTGCGTCGATCCCGCAGGGCGAAGGACGCAATATATCAGTCTCGGCACAGGCCGATTATTTAGTCGCTTGGATGCGAGATCAGGGCATAAGCCGTGCGGTTCTTGCCGCTCATGATCTTGGCGGCGGGGTCGCGCAGATCGCGGCGGTGCGCCACCCGGAAATGGTCAGCGGGCTGCTGCTAACGAATGCGATCAGCTATGATTCATGGCCCGTGCCGCTGGTGAGTGCTGTGGCCAAGACCGGGGGCGTTGCGAAACACGCCCCTGACGGTTCTTTTCATCAACTGCTCAAGATGATCTTCTCAAAGGGCCATGAGACCGACGCCGCTGCTGAGGCTGCCTATGATGCCCATGCCCCGCATTACGCACAACACGGGGAGGCCGAAGCCTTCGTACGGCAAGCACAGTCGCTGGACGTGGAAGATACCAAGGCCATCGCGGACAAGCTGCCCAGGCTCAACATCCCCGTGCGGATCGTTTGGGGGGCCGATGATGAGTTTCAAAAGATCGAGTATGGTGAGCGTTTGGCCAAAGACCTGAACGCGCCGCTGCACCGGATCGACGGGGGCAAACATTTCACCCCAGAAGATCACCCTGATGTAATTGCGGCCGAAATCAATGCGCTGATCCGCACGGTCGACGGCAGCTAA
- a CDS encoding D-alanyl-D-alanine carboxypeptidase family protein, whose protein sequence is MKARRIQPARYGLFLFAALWVLVILPLSAMAAPYAAYVIDARTGKEIHAENADTRLHPASLTKMMTLYIAFQAVERGELSLDTQVTISQNAASEPPSKLGMRPGQKIALRYLIRAAAVKSANDAATAIGEAIEGSEAAFARRMNRTAKQLGMTRTTFKNMHGLTENGHLSTARDMTALGRHLLYDYPQYYNLFSRITADAGVRKVSHTNRRFLSSYKGADGIKTGYTRAAGFNLTASAERGNERIIVTVFGGNSTASRNAKVAELMDLGFRRAPSSAPLSKPVPPVYADVEDTPAAPGAAGKTIRLVGAVTASKRPQLRPRSEVVLVATATAPDATSVVSNSDITAALREAVQTAPTPPATASTATPEAKEAEVVLAKAQASARPEPRPQDVTLAVQQAVEQEIVTRVSTSGGRHWGVNVGRYPSRYAAEKVLLKTALAEMSTLDGTLRKVVQRPQGYDANFLGMSRESADLACRRLAARNVSCFMIGPSEG, encoded by the coding sequence ATGAAGGCTCGGCGCATTCAGCCGGCCCGTTACGGGCTATTTCTATTCGCAGCACTCTGGGTTCTGGTCATCTTACCGCTCAGCGCCATGGCTGCCCCCTATGCCGCCTATGTTATCGACGCCCGCACCGGCAAAGAAATCCACGCCGAGAACGCCGATACCCGCCTGCACCCTGCCTCTCTCACCAAGATGATGACCCTCTATATTGCCTTTCAGGCGGTGGAGCGGGGCGAACTGTCTCTCGATACGCAGGTCACCATCTCCCAAAACGCGGCATCTGAACCGCCCAGCAAACTGGGCATGCGCCCGGGGCAAAAAATCGCCCTGCGCTACCTGATCCGCGCCGCCGCCGTGAAATCCGCCAATGACGCCGCCACCGCTATCGGCGAAGCCATCGAAGGGTCCGAAGCCGCCTTTGCCCGCCGGATGAACCGCACCGCCAAACAGCTTGGCATGACCCGGACTACCTTCAAAAACATGCACGGACTGACCGAAAACGGCCACCTCTCTACTGCGCGCGATATGACGGCCCTGGGCCGTCATCTGCTTTATGATTACCCGCAGTACTACAACCTTTTCTCGCGCATCACTGCCGACGCCGGTGTGCGCAAGGTCTCGCACACAAACCGCCGCTTCCTAAGCTCTTACAAAGGGGCAGACGGGATTAAAACGGGCTACACCCGCGCTGCCGGCTTTAACCTGACCGCCTCGGCGGAACGCGGCAACGAGCGGATCATTGTTACGGTCTTTGGCGGCAACTCGACCGCCTCGCGCAATGCCAAAGTGGCCGAACTGATGGACCTCGGTTTCCGCCGCGCGCCATCTTCGGCACCTCTTAGCAAGCCAGTCCCCCCGGTCTATGCCGATGTAGAAGACACGCCCGCCGCCCCCGGCGCCGCAGGCAAAACGATCCGCCTTGTCGGAGCCGTCACCGCCTCCAAACGCCCCCAGCTCCGCCCCCGCAGCGAAGTTGTGCTCGTCGCGACCGCCACGGCACCTGACGCGACCAGCGTGGTCTCAAACAGCGATATCACAGCCGCGCTGCGCGAAGCCGTGCAGACGGCCCCCACACCGCCAGCCACGGCATCTACAGCCACGCCAGAAGCTAAAGAAGCCGAAGTGGTCCTCGCCAAGGCCCAAGCCTCCGCCCGCCCCGAACCGCGCCCGCAAGACGTGACACTGGCTGTTCAGCAAGCGGTAGAGCAGGAAATCGTAACCCGCGTTTCAACCTCTGGCGGTCGCCACTGGGGCGTGAACGTGGGCCGTTACCCAAGCCGCTATGCTGCGGAAAAGGTACTGCTGAAAACCGCGCTGGCGGAAATGTCGACGCTGGATGGCACTCTGCGCAAAGTGGTGCAGCGCCCTCAGGGCTATGACGCGAACTTCCTTGGCATGTCCCGCGAAAGCGCCGATCTGGCCTGCCGCCGTCTCGCCGCGCGCAACGTCAGCTGCTTCATGATTGGCCCAAGCGAAGGTTGA
- a CDS encoding HAD family hydrolase, which translates to MGGALTTIGFDADDTLWHNERYFALSHDRFAALLAEHSERDHLMARLLEAERRNLPHYGYGIKGFTLSMIETAIEVTDGKLPAEVINDLLAAGREMLAHPIELLPHVEEVLETLRGQYRLIVVTKGDLLDQERKLALSGLRERFDAVEIVSHKTEAAYRRIFKQHGDGAARGLMVGNSLASDVRPMIDAGGWGVYVPHDLTWAMEHAEPPTNSPRFAEISDLSGLTETVRKIVSG; encoded by the coding sequence ATGGGCGGGGCACTCACCACCATCGGTTTCGATGCGGATGACACATTGTGGCATAATGAACGCTACTTTGCACTCTCCCATGACCGTTTTGCAGCCCTTCTGGCCGAACATAGTGAACGCGACCACCTGATGGCCCGTCTGCTGGAGGCCGAGCGGCGCAATCTGCCGCATTACGGCTACGGCATCAAAGGCTTTACTCTGTCGATGATCGAGACCGCGATCGAGGTGACAGACGGCAAACTTCCCGCTGAGGTGATTAACGATCTGCTCGCCGCCGGGCGAGAGATGCTGGCCCATCCGATTGAACTGCTGCCCCATGTTGAGGAGGTACTGGAAACCCTGCGCGGCCAATATCGACTGATCGTGGTGACAAAGGGCGACCTGCTGGATCAAGAGCGCAAACTGGCGCTATCGGGACTGAGGGAGAGGTTCGATGCGGTCGAGATCGTCTCTCACAAGACCGAAGCCGCCTATCGCCGCATTTTCAAGCAGCACGGCGACGGCGCCGCGCGCGGGCTGATGGTCGGCAATTCTCTGGCCTCTGACGTGCGCCCAATGATCGATGCGGGCGGTTGGGGTGTCTATGTCCCCCATGACCTCACCTGGGCGATGGAACATGCCGAACCGCCAACCAATTCGCCCCGATTTGCCGAGATTAGCGATCTTTCGGGGCTCACTGAAACAGTTAGAAAGATCGTCTCAGGGTGA
- a CDS encoding microcin C ABC transporter permease YejB: MGSYILRRLLLVIPTLFGIMLVNFALVQFVPGGPVEQAIARIQGGGDVFGGFAGGNNDAGVDTMARGSDSTYVGARGLPPELIEELEKEFGFDKPPVERFLHMLWNYVRLDFGESYFRSIGVIDLIKEKLPVSITLGLWSTLIAHLISIPLGIRKAVRDGSRFDTWTSGAIIAAYAIPGFLFAILLLVLFAGGSYWQVFPLRGLTSDNFDSLSPLGKVADYFWHITLPVLASTISAFATLTLLTKNSFLDEIKKQYVITARAKGLSESKVLYGHVFRNAMLIVIASFPAVFISVFFGGSIIIETIFSLDGLGRLGFEAAVARDYPIVFGTLFIFGLIGLVVGILSDMMYVLVDPRIDFEKREG, encoded by the coding sequence ATGGGTTCCTATATTCTCAGACGGCTGTTGCTGGTTATTCCGACGTTGTTCGGGATTATGCTGGTGAACTTTGCCTTGGTTCAATTCGTCCCCGGTGGCCCGGTGGAGCAGGCTATCGCGCGCATTCAAGGTGGTGGTGATGTCTTTGGCGGCTTTGCCGGGGGCAATAATGATGCCGGAGTGGATACAATGGCGCGCGGGTCTGACAGCACCTATGTCGGCGCGCGCGGGCTGCCGCCTGAGTTGATCGAAGAGCTGGAGAAGGAGTTCGGATTCGACAAGCCGCCCGTCGAGCGGTTCTTGCACATGCTGTGGAATTACGTGCGGCTGGATTTTGGCGAGAGCTATTTCCGCTCCATTGGGGTGATTGATCTGATCAAGGAAAAGCTGCCCGTGTCGATCACGCTGGGGCTGTGGTCGACGCTCATTGCACACTTAATCTCAATCCCGCTCGGCATCCGCAAAGCCGTGCGCGACGGCAGCCGCTTTGACACATGGACTTCGGGCGCGATCATCGCCGCCTATGCGATCCCCGGGTTTCTGTTCGCGATCCTGCTCTTAGTGCTTTTTGCTGGCGGGTCTTATTGGCAGGTTTTTCCCCTACGCGGCCTGACGTCCGACAATTTCGACAGCCTGAGCCCCTTGGGTAAAGTGGCCGATTACTTCTGGCACATCACCCTGCCGGTGCTGGCCTCGACCATCTCGGCCTTCGCCACGCTGACGCTGCTGACCAAGAACAGCTTTCTGGATGAGATCAAAAAACAATATGTCATCACCGCCCGCGCCAAGGGACTGTCGGAGAGCAAAGTTCTCTATGGCCATGTCTTCCGCAACGCGATGCTGATTGTGATCGCCAGTTTCCCGGCGGTATTCATCTCGGTCTTCTTCGGTGGTTCGATCATTATTGAGACGATCTTTAGCCTCGACGGCTTGGGGCGCTTGGGCTTTGAAGCCGCCGTGGCTCGGGACTATCCGATCGTCTTTGGCACGCTGTTCATCTTTGGTCTCATCGGCCTCGTCGTCGGCATCCTGTCTGACATGATGTATGTGCTCGTCGATCCGCGCATCGACTTTGAGAAGAGGGAAGGCTGA
- a CDS encoding extracellular solute-binding protein, whose product MPRAQTRAATRPSVFDNLPLWLATVTLTGAVLLAGMAAAQEQKIIKSHGYSFYGDLTYPADYEHFSYVNPDAPKGGEISLAFVGTLDSMNPYSGKGRAHLFSIFGFESLLGEAPSGESLPADVYGESYCLLCESLEYPEDKSWVIFHMRPEATFSDGSPVTAHDIVFSHNLLLDEGLKSYADAVRKRIPEVEAIDDHTVKFTFADGISRRSLIETVGGVPAWPKKWFEETGNGLKDSWMDPPPGSGAYVVESVDLTKRIVLKRNPDYWGKDLPINRGRMNFDRIRLEIISDDTSAFEAFKAGEYTFRAEGDSKKWATGYDFSKVTDGDIVKAELPDGSPPTPSGIIFNLGREALQDRAVREAVALMFNFEWTNESLQYGLFNHRASFTQDTPLMAQGAPEGAELALLESLGDLVPAEMLSEPAVVPHTSDPSRLLDRRNARQASKLLEGAGWTVQNGMRVNEAGEPLRLNFLMNSSGSPTISAVIENFVGNLQSIGIDARLEKVDSSQYTARERDRDYDMIYDAYAAFLGTGTGLSQRYGSEAAEFSLFNPAGLASPLVDAIIEASLDAETAEVEDAALMALDRALRHEFFMIPTWYNDSYWVAFYDQYDHPETIPPYALGYLDFWWYDKDRAEQLRASGALR is encoded by the coding sequence ATGCCCCGTGCCCAGACCCGCGCCGCGACCCGTCCATCGGTTTTCGACAACCTTCCGCTATGGCTTGCGACGGTGACGCTTACGGGGGCTGTGTTATTGGCCGGTATGGCCGCCGCTCAGGAGCAGAAGATCATCAAGAGCCACGGATACTCCTTCTACGGCGACCTGACCTATCCGGCGGATTATGAGCATTTTTCCTATGTGAACCCTGATGCGCCCAAGGGGGGGGAGATCTCGCTCGCCTTTGTAGGCACGCTCGATTCGATGAACCCCTATTCCGGCAAGGGCCGCGCGCATCTCTTCTCTATCTTCGGGTTCGAAAGCCTTTTGGGTGAGGCACCAAGCGGCGAGTCGCTGCCGGCGGATGTCTATGGCGAAAGCTACTGCCTGCTGTGCGAAAGTTTGGAGTATCCCGAAGATAAATCATGGGTGATCTTCCACATGCGCCCCGAGGCGACGTTCTCGGACGGCTCTCCGGTCACCGCACATGACATCGTGTTCTCACACAACTTGCTCTTGGACGAGGGTCTGAAATCCTATGCCGATGCGGTGCGCAAACGCATCCCCGAGGTCGAGGCGATTGACGATCACACCGTGAAGTTCACCTTTGCCGATGGCATCTCGCGCCGCAGTCTGATCGAAACAGTGGGCGGCGTGCCCGCTTGGCCCAAGAAATGGTTCGAAGAAACTGGTAACGGCTTGAAAGACAGCTGGATGGACCCACCCCCGGGATCGGGTGCCTATGTTGTCGAAAGTGTTGATCTGACCAAGCGCATCGTGTTGAAACGCAACCCGGATTATTGGGGCAAGGACCTGCCGATCAACCGGGGACGGATGAACTTTGACCGGATTCGGCTGGAGATCATCAGCGACGACACCTCGGCGTTTGAAGCGTTTAAAGCGGGAGAATACACCTTCCGGGCTGAGGGCGATTCCAAGAAATGGGCGACGGGCTACGACTTTTCCAAGGTGACCGACGGCGATATCGTGAAAGCGGAATTGCCCGACGGCTCGCCCCCCACGCCCTCGGGAATCATCTTCAACCTTGGACGTGAGGCGCTGCAAGACCGTGCGGTGCGCGAAGCCGTGGCGCTGATGTTTAACTTTGAGTGGACGAACGAGTCGCTGCAATACGGGCTGTTCAACCACCGCGCCTCCTTTACCCAAGACACACCGCTGATGGCTCAAGGCGCACCCGAAGGGGCGGAACTGGCGCTGCTGGAAAGCCTCGGTGATCTGGTGCCTGCTGAGATGCTGAGCGAACCTGCTGTGGTGCCGCATACCTCCGATCCCAGCCGCCTGCTGGACCGCCGCAACGCGCGGCAAGCCTCCAAGCTCTTGGAAGGGGCAGGCTGGACCGTGCAGAACGGCATGCGCGTCAACGAGGCGGGTGAGCCTCTGCGGCTGAACTTCCTGATGAACTCCTCCGGCTCGCCGACGATCTCCGCAGTGATTGAGAATTTTGTCGGCAACCTGCAGTCTATCGGCATTGATGCGCGGCTCGAAAAAGTCGACAGCTCGCAATACACGGCCCGTGAGCGCGACCGCGACTATGACATGATCTATGACGCCTATGCTGCCTTCCTTGGCACCGGAACGGGGCTGTCGCAGCGCTACGGATCTGAGGCGGCGGAGTTCTCCCTCTTCAACCCTGCCGGCCTCGCCAGCCCGCTGGTAGATGCCATCATTGAGGCTTCGCTTGATGCCGAAACGGCTGAGGTTGAGGATGCTGCACTGATGGCGCTGGACCGCGCGCTGCGGCATGAGTTCTTCATGATCCCGACGTGGTACAACGACAGCTATTGGGTCGCCTTTTACGACCAATACGACCACCCCGAGACCATCCCGCCCTATGCCTTGGGTTACCTTGATTTCTGGTGGTACGACAAAGACCGCGCAGAGCAATTGCGCGCCTCGGGCGCATTGCGGTAA
- a CDS encoding ABC transporter ATP-binding protein: MTALLDVKDLQVSFRQDGQLIPAVRGVSFAVNRGETVALVGESGSGKSVSALSTVSLLGDSAQVNGSVTYDGQQMIGADDTLLRKVRGNDISFIFQEPMTSLNPLHTIEKQLAESLALHQGLQGAEARARVLSLLEQVGINDAESRMGAYPHQLSGGQRQRVMIAMALANKPDILIADEPTTALDVTIQAQILDLLKDLKDEMGMGLLFITHDLGIVRRIADRVFVMQKGMVVEEGPTAEIFDNPQHPYTQKLLGAEPTGAPAPVAQDAPEVLRTDNLKVWFPIQKGLLRRTVGHVKAVNDASLSVRAGETLGIVGESGSGKTTLALAIMRLIGSDGEVTFRGEDLRKWSTRQLRKLRADMQIVFQDPFGSLSPRMTCFQIISEGLAIHKVDKGRDRREVVAEVMQEVGLDPATMDRYPHEFSGGQRQRIAIARAMVLRPKLLVLDEPTSALDMTVQVQIVDLLRRLQVKYGLAYLFISHDLKVVRAMSHKVMVMKRGDVVEYGDVDALYDNPQTEYTRTLLQAAG, from the coding sequence GTGACCGCGCTTTTGGACGTCAAAGACCTGCAAGTCTCCTTCCGGCAGGATGGTCAACTGATCCCCGCCGTGCGCGGGGTGAGCTTTGCCGTGAACCGCGGTGAGACTGTGGCGCTGGTGGGTGAGAGCGGTTCGGGCAAGTCTGTCTCGGCGCTCTCTACTGTGTCGCTCTTGGGCGATAGCGCGCAGGTCAATGGGTCGGTCACCTATGACGGGCAGCAGATGATCGGCGCGGATGATACGCTGCTGCGCAAGGTGCGCGGCAACGACATCTCCTTTATCTTCCAAGAACCGATGACCTCGCTCAATCCGCTGCACACAATCGAAAAGCAATTGGCGGAATCACTGGCGCTGCACCAAGGTCTGCAAGGCGCAGAGGCCCGTGCGCGGGTGTTGAGCCTGCTCGAGCAGGTCGGGATCAACGACGCGGAAAGCCGCATGGGCGCCTATCCGCACCAGCTCTCCGGCGGGCAACGGCAGCGTGTGATGATCGCCATGGCGCTGGCCAATAAACCCGACATCCTGATCGCGGATGAGCCGACTACCGCACTTGACGTCACCATTCAAGCGCAGATCCTCGACCTATTGAAAGATCTCAAGGACGAGATGGGCATGGGGCTGCTGTTCATCACCCATGACCTTGGCATCGTGCGGCGGATCGCCGACCGGGTGTTTGTCATGCAAAAGGGGATGGTCGTCGAAGAAGGGCCGACAGCCGAGATTTTCGACAATCCGCAGCATCCCTACACGCAAAAACTCCTGGGGGCCGAACCCACCGGTGCGCCCGCGCCTGTGGCCCAAGATGCGCCCGAAGTGCTGCGCACTGATAACCTCAAGGTCTGGTTTCCTATTCAGAAAGGCCTCCTTCGCCGGACCGTGGGCCATGTGAAGGCTGTCAATGATGCGAGCCTATCGGTCCGCGCCGGAGAGACGTTGGGCATTGTGGGTGAAAGTGGCTCTGGCAAGACCACCCTAGCGCTGGCGATCATGCGTCTGATCGGCTCGGACGGGGAGGTGACCTTTCGCGGCGAAGACCTACGCAAATGGTCCACCCGGCAACTGCGCAAACTACGCGCGGATATGCAGATCGTGTTCCAAGATCCTTTCGGCTCGCTTAGCCCGCGTATGACCTGTTTTCAGATCATCTCGGAAGGGCTGGCGATTCATAAGGTGGATAAGGGCCGCGACCGACGGGAGGTGGTGGCGGAAGTTATGCAGGAGGTTGGTCTCGACCCCGCAACGATGGATCGCTACCCGCATGAGTTCTCGGGCGGCCAGCGTCAGCGGATTGCGATTGCCCGCGCGATGGTGCTGCGGCCCAAGCTGCTGGTGCTGGACGAGCCGACTTCGGCGCTGGACATGACGGTACAGGTGCAGATCGTTGATCTGTTGCGGCGTCTGCAGGTGAAATATGGGCTGGCCTATCTCTTCATCAGCCACGACCTCAAGGTCGTGCGTGCCATGTCACATAAGGTGATGGTGATGAAGCGCGGCGATGTGGTGGAATATGGCGATGTCGATGCGCTCTATGACAACCCGCAGACCGAATACACCCGGACTTTGTTGCAGGCCGCAGGATAA